AGTAGCCTTAATAGGCGTGGTGGAGGTGCTAAAAGTAGCCGAACAGATCATTGATAGCACGAGATTTAGCCACCCAAATGGTGCGCTGTGGGTGTATGGGGTGGTGTTTATGATGTATTTTGTGCTGTGTTTTGCTACTTCACTGTGCTCAAAATTTTTTGAAAAGAGATAAAATGTTAAAAATCAAGCAATTAGTAAAAAGCTATGGAAGCTTAGAGGTTTTACAGGGTATAAACTTAGAGATAAAAAAAAGCGAAGTTGTAGCCGTGCTAGGGCCTTCTGGGTGTGGAAAAAGTACCTTGCTTCGCACGATAAATGGACTTGAGAGCATAAATAGTGGGGAAATCTACTTCAAAGACGAGCTAATTAACAAAAAAAATATCATCGCAATGCGCCAAAAAATCGGTATGGTTTTTCAAAGTTATGATCTTTTTGCCCATTTAAATGTACTCCAAAACATTATGCTAGCTCCGCTTAAGGTTCAAAAAAGAGATGAAAAAGAGGTAAAAGAGTTTGCGCTAAGGCTTTTGGAGCGTGTGCGACTTTTAGAAAAGCAAAGTGCTTATCCAAGAGAGCTAAGTGGTGGACAAAAACAGCGCATTGCGATTGTTAGAGCACTTTGTATGAGACCTGAGCTAATGCTGTTTGATGAGGTTACAGCTGCGCTTGATCCAGAGATGGTGCGAGAGGTGCTAGAAGTCGTGCGAGATCTAGCAAATGATGGAATGACAATGCTTATAGTAACGCATGAGATGAACTTTGCAAGAGCGGTGGCTTCTAGGGTAGTGTTTTTAGATGGTGGTAGGGTGGCTGAAGATGAGAGCTCAGAGCAATTTTTTAGCTCACCAAAGCATGAAAGAGCTAGAGAATTTTTGAAGTCTTTTGAATACTAAGTAATTTTATAAATATTTTAAGACATTATATATTAAAGTTTTAGAAAAAATATTTGTTATTTACTATATATTTATTTTGCTAGTTTAGAATTCC
The nucleotide sequence above comes from Campylobacter magnus. Encoded proteins:
- a CDS encoding amino acid ABC transporter ATP-binding protein, whose translation is MLKIKQLVKSYGSLEVLQGINLEIKKSEVVAVLGPSGCGKSTLLRTINGLESINSGEIYFKDELINKKNIIAMRQKIGMVFQSYDLFAHLNVLQNIMLAPLKVQKRDEKEVKEFALRLLERVRLLEKQSAYPRELSGGQKQRIAIVRALCMRPELMLFDEVTAALDPEMVREVLEVVRDLANDGMTMLIVTHEMNFARAVASRVVFLDGGRVAEDESSEQFFSSPKHERAREFLKSFEY